CGGGTTGAAGGGGTGGCTGAGCGGCCCGGTCGTGCACCGGTGGGGGTTCGGCGCTCTGGAGCGGGGTTCAGCGGTGTGGTCGGGGCGGCTGGGCCGGGGTGGCCGGTCCGGGGAGGACGGGCGGGCGCGGATTCGATCAGGGTTGCAGGATGGCGTCGAGGGCCGCTTGGTGCTGGAAGGCGAAGTATCGGGTGGCGGCGGCGATGCTGTCGAAGCGGGTGCGGTGGAGGATGATCGCGAGCGCGATGTTGGTGCAGGTGGCGTTGTTGCTGGGGGCGAAGCGGGTTCTGGCGAGGCAGGCGTCTTCGGCGAAGGTGGTATCGCGGATGTGATGGTTGACTTCGACGGTCCAGTGTCCGCGGTTCCAGGCGAGCAGTTGCTGGGGGGTTGCCCGGGGGGCGGGGACCGAGGTGAAGCCGTAGACGTGCTCGGTGGTGGTGGTGGCCTCGTGCCCCTGGCGCGCGTCGGTCCGGCGGCGGGTGATGCGGAAGACCTGGGCGACATGGGGATAGTTGAGGAGGCCTGGGAGCGGGGTCAGGACGTCGATGGCGCGTTGCTCGATGCGCCCGTGGGCCTTGCGGACCGGTTCCTGGAAGTGGCGGGTCGCGTCCCGCTCCCAGTCCAGGGTGCTGAGGAGCTGGTGCGTTTCGGGGGCGTTTTTCTTGACGGTCATCAGGTAGTCGGCGGCGTGGGTGGTGACGAGCAGACGGGCGGTCTCGCGGGTGGTGTAGAGCGCGTCGATGGTGAGCAGACGCCCGGCGACGGGCACCTGTTCGAGCAGGGCTCGGACGGCCGCGGTCTCGCCGCCCTGCTCGTGGAAGCCGAGGGTCGCGAGCGGCAGTCCGGTGTCGTGCGCGACCAGGGTTGCGGTTTCGTATCGGGTGGCGGCGTGGCGGTTGGCGCCGCGAATGCGCTTGCCGTCGATGGCGATCGCCTGCCCGAGTGCCAGCCGAGGCATCGCGTAGCGGCGCAGCACCGCCTCGACCTGTTCGGGGTCGACCGAGCCGATCACGCGGTGCAGGGTGGACTTGGAGACCGGCAAGTAGCGGCCGGTCCGGGGGGACTTCCAGGCGCCGATGGCCC
The genomic region above belongs to Deltaproteobacteria bacterium and contains:
- a CDS encoding ISAs1 family transposase; its protein translation is MAATHPEILAVRPEGFSLCEVTVRLARPDERSRWDEQVDRHHYLGFQRFAGRGLRYVIAWRERWLALAGWQSGAFKSRHRDGWVGWSGDMRYRRLHLIANNTRFVILSPPGVFPDFGSWALARMTQRLSADWEAHYGHPLLVAETFVDPARFAGTCYRAANWQCLGDTRGYARHNGQYTQPHGQPKRLYVYPLRRDARERLRDPRPLPAAWEPKGPTAQAPTRLRSLYEELAAVQDFRRAQGRKHTVASVLAVYILARLANCCGPVAAADYAQQLSQAELRAIGAWKSPRTGRYLPVSKSTLHRVIGSVDPEQVEAVLRRYAMPRLALGQAIAIDGKRIRGANRHAATRYETATLVAHDTGLPLATLGFHEQGGETAAVRALLEQVPVAGRLLTIDALYTTRETARLLVTTHAADYLMTVKKNAPETHQLLSTLDWERDATRHFQEPVRKAHGRIEQRAIDVLTPLPGLLNYPHVAQVFRITRRRTDARQGHEATTTTEHVYGFTSVPAPRATPQQLLAWNRGHWTVEVNHHIRDTTFAEDACLARTRFAPSNNATCTNIALAIILHRTRFDSIAAATRYFAFQHQAALDAILQP